The Cystobacter fuscus DSM 2262 genome includes a region encoding these proteins:
- a CDS encoding MFS transporter, whose translation MQSAVIASSARVSSRYRWTVCALLFFATVINYMDRQILGLLAPILQKDIGWTQVEYGRIVIAFSAFYAVGQLCFGRIVDWLGTRVSYAVAMVMWSAAAMLHAAAGTVGGFAFMRALLGLGEGGNFPAAIKATTEWFPRRERALATGIFNSGANIGAVFAPAIIPPLALALGWRAAFVIIGAIGIVWLMFWLTIYRPADAATQAAYEDAQPAHADTGTGSPGWGVLIQKRQTWAFLLGKFLTDPVWWFYLFWLPKWLNEARGMDLQHIGLPLVCIYALTTIGSIGGGWISSTLLNRGWNVNRARKTAMLICACCVLPIAFVSQVDNLWVAVVIIGLAAAAHQGWSANLYTIVSDLFPQRAVASVIGIGGMAGAFGSVLFSEVIGQVLQRTGHYWALFVIGALGYLLALAIMHLLVSDMKPANLNA comes from the coding sequence ATGCAATCAGCCGTCATCGCCAGCAGCGCTCGCGTCTCCAGCCGCTACCGCTGGACCGTGTGTGCGCTGCTGTTCTTCGCGACCGTCATCAACTACATGGATCGGCAGATCCTCGGTCTGCTCGCACCAATCCTCCAGAAGGACATCGGTTGGACGCAGGTGGAGTACGGCCGCATCGTCATCGCGTTTTCGGCCTTCTATGCGGTCGGGCAGTTGTGTTTTGGCCGCATCGTCGATTGGCTCGGCACGCGTGTTTCGTACGCGGTGGCGATGGTGATGTGGAGCGCGGCGGCGATGCTGCATGCGGCCGCGGGCACGGTGGGCGGCTTCGCGTTCATGCGGGCCTTGCTCGGACTCGGTGAAGGCGGCAACTTTCCGGCCGCGATCAAGGCGACCACCGAATGGTTCCCGCGCCGCGAGCGTGCGCTCGCCACGGGCATCTTCAACTCGGGCGCGAACATCGGCGCGGTCTTCGCGCCGGCCATCATTCCGCCGCTGGCGCTCGCGCTCGGCTGGCGCGCCGCGTTCGTGATCATCGGCGCGATCGGCATCGTGTGGCTGATGTTCTGGCTCACCATCTACCGTCCGGCCGATGCCGCCACGCAGGCGGCGTACGAGGACGCCCAACCAGCGCACGCCGACACGGGCACCGGTTCCCCCGGCTGGGGCGTGCTGATCCAAAAGCGCCAGACCTGGGCGTTCCTGCTCGGCAAGTTCCTGACCGATCCGGTGTGGTGGTTCTATCTGTTCTGGCTGCCGAAGTGGCTCAACGAGGCGCGCGGCATGGACCTGCAGCACATCGGGCTGCCGCTCGTGTGCATCTACGCGCTGACGACGATCGGCAGCATCGGCGGCGGCTGGATTTCGTCCACGCTGCTGAACCGCGGCTGGAACGTGAATCGCGCGCGCAAGACGGCCATGTTGATCTGCGCGTGCTGCGTCTTGCCCATCGCCTTCGTCTCCCAGGTCGACAATTTGTGGGTCGCGGTGGTGATCATCGGACTGGCGGCGGCGGCGCATCAGGGCTGGTCGGCCAATCTCTACACCATCGTGTCGGACCTCTTCCCGCAGCGCGCCGTCGCCTCGGTGATCGGCATCGGCGGAATGGCGGGCGCATTCGGAAGTGTGCTGTTTTCCGAGGTCATCGGACAGGTGCTCCAGCGCACCGGCCACTACTGGGCGCTGTTCGTGATCGGTGCACTCGGCTATCTGCTCGCGCTCGCGATCATGCATCTGCTGGTGTCGGACATGAAGCCCGCCAACCTCAATGCGTGA
- a CDS encoding LacI family DNA-binding transcriptional regulator encodes MKKTSPTIRDVAAAAGVSVATVSKYINGAQRFSAPVEAKLKATIEKLGYRSNPLARSMITGETRTIGLTILDISNPHFTSVVKGANRVALQHDYTLLLVDTEENQARERPLIEALAQRVDGLIVSSRMPEEALQWLLELNKPVVLLRRSQRLPIPSVGIDNQLATYMLAQHLLNQGHRRITYLGFGQARINDERIRGARACLAESGLTLEVHDANAPTAQAGERACSRVMLGPNRPEAVICYNDLIALGFMKEAASLGFRLPQDVSVTGIDNVPYGEFSAPSLTTVDIQSEKMGELAMLKLLDALGGGSDSGYATFEPRLIVRESTARRG; translated from the coding sequence ATGAAAAAAACATCACCGACCATTCGCGACGTGGCGGCCGCCGCGGGCGTGTCGGTCGCCACGGTGTCGAAATACATCAACGGCGCGCAGCGCTTTTCCGCGCCGGTCGAAGCGAAGCTGAAGGCGACCATCGAGAAGCTCGGCTACCGGTCGAATCCGCTGGCGCGCTCGATGATTACCGGGGAGACGCGCACCATCGGCCTGACGATCCTCGACATCAGCAACCCGCATTTCACCAGTGTGGTGAAGGGCGCCAACCGCGTCGCGTTGCAGCACGACTACACGCTGCTGCTCGTCGATACCGAGGAGAACCAGGCGCGAGAGCGGCCGTTGATCGAGGCGCTCGCCCAGCGCGTCGACGGTCTGATCGTCAGCTCGCGCATGCCCGAAGAGGCCCTGCAATGGTTGCTCGAGCTCAACAAGCCCGTCGTGCTGCTGCGCCGCAGCCAGCGGCTGCCGATTCCCAGCGTCGGCATCGACAACCAGCTGGCGACCTACATGCTCGCGCAGCATCTGCTGAACCAGGGACATCGGCGCATCACCTACCTCGGCTTCGGGCAGGCGCGCATCAACGACGAGCGGATTCGCGGCGCCCGCGCGTGCCTCGCCGAGTCCGGCCTGACCCTCGAGGTCCACGATGCGAATGCACCCACCGCGCAGGCCGGCGAACGCGCGTGCTCGCGCGTGATGCTGGGGCCGAACCGGCCCGAGGCGGTCATCTGCTACAACGATCTGATCGCGCTCGGCTTCATGAAGGAAGCGGCCTCGCTCGGGTTCCGGCTGCCGCAGGACGTGTCGGTGACGGGCATCGACAACGTGCCATACGGAGAGTTCTCGGCACCGTCGCTCACCACGGTGGACATCCAGAGCGAGAAGATGGGCGAGCTCGCGATGCTCAAACTGCTCGACGCACTGGGCGGCGGCTCCGACAGTGGGTACGCGACCTTCGAGCCGCGGCTGATCGTGCGCGAGTCCACCGCCCGGCGCGGCTGA